A window of Microcystis aeruginosa FD4 contains these coding sequences:
- the nadC gene encoding carboxylating nicotinate-nucleotide diphosphorylase yields MLPPLLVLDPLLENWLREDLGRGDRTTQAIFFGHAKIGQASWIAKEAGVIAGLPVAERVFQLLNPTIHFTPTVAEGEFCSKSKVIAEIEGSLDALLIGERVALNLAMRLSGIASATRQYVEKIADLSTRLVDTRKTTPGLRILEKYASGIGGAINHRLGLDDAIMIKDNHIQAAGSIEEAVLRVRQNMPYPLTIEVETSQLEEVNQALQQQVEIIMLDNMDLEMMQTAVEMIRNFNSKTKIEASGNITLDRIRNVAETGVDYISTSAPITRSTWLDISMRID; encoded by the coding sequence ATGTTACCGCCCCTATTAGTTCTTGATCCCTTGTTAGAAAACTGGTTACGAGAAGATCTCGGTAGAGGCGATCGCACCACCCAAGCAATTTTCTTCGGTCATGCTAAAATCGGTCAAGCTAGTTGGATTGCCAAGGAAGCGGGAGTTATTGCCGGTTTACCCGTAGCTGAACGAGTTTTTCAACTGCTTAACCCCACTATTCACTTTACCCCCACCGTTGCCGAGGGGGAATTCTGCTCCAAGTCTAAAGTTATTGCTGAGATAGAAGGTTCCCTCGATGCGTTGTTGATTGGGGAAAGAGTCGCTTTAAATCTTGCTATGCGCTTGAGTGGGATTGCTAGTGCCACTCGTCAGTATGTGGAGAAAATTGCCGATTTATCGACAAGACTCGTGGATACTCGCAAAACTACCCCCGGATTGCGAATTTTAGAAAAATATGCCTCCGGTATCGGTGGCGCTATTAACCATCGTTTGGGGTTAGATGATGCAATTATGATTAAAGATAATCATATTCAAGCAGCAGGCAGCATTGAAGAAGCAGTGCTTCGTGTACGGCAAAATATGCCCTATCCTCTCACAATTGAGGTAGAAACCAGCCAATTAGAAGAAGTGAATCAGGCCCTGCAGCAGCAGGTAGAGATCATTATGTTAGATAATATGGATTTAGAGATGATGCAAACTGCTGTGGAGATGATCCGCAATTTTAATAGTAAAACCAAAATAGAAGCATCGGGAAATATTACCCTTGATCGCATTCGCAACGTGGCCGAAACAGGAGTAGATTATATTTCCACTAGCGCCCCAATTACCCGTTCTACTTGGTTAGATATTAGTATGAGAATTGATTAA
- a CDS encoding Uma2 family endonuclease, translated as MIAQPQYPERMTPEEYLEWEATQECRHEYIDGEIIAMTGGSLPHNDITLNFYTALRLHLRPRGCRVNVSDAKVQANNSRYFYPDLVISCDFRDRESRNFIQHPQVIIEVLSPSTGNYDRTKKLQYYRQIPSLQEYVLVAPESISVEVYRRGEDKIWFYCAYSQGEEIILSSLDFHCAIELIYEGISFD; from the coding sequence ATGATCGCTCAACCTCAATACCCAGAAAGAATGACCCCGGAAGAGTATCTAGAATGGGAAGCTACACAGGAATGTCGCCATGAATACATTGATGGGGAAATTATCGCCATGACTGGGGGTAGTCTGCCTCATAATGATATTACCTTGAATTTTTACACTGCTTTAAGACTTCATCTCCGTCCGCGAGGCTGTCGAGTGAATGTATCTGATGCGAAAGTACAAGCTAATAATAGTCGTTATTTTTATCCCGATTTGGTGATTAGTTGCGATTTTAGGGATAGAGAATCTCGTAATTTTATTCAACATCCACAAGTGATTATTGAAGTGCTTTCCCCCAGCACAGGAAACTATGATCGCACCAAAAAGTTACAATACTATCGTCAGATTCCTAGTTTACAAGAATACGTTTTAGTCGCTCCCGAATCGATCAGTGTTGAGGTTTATCGTCGCGGTGAAGATAAAATTTGGTTTTACTGCGCTTATAGTCAAGGGGAAGAAATTATTCTATCTAGTCTCGATTTTCACTGTGCGATCGAGTTAATCTATGAAGGGATAAGTTTCGATTAA
- a CDS encoding CBS domain-containing protein, protein MTKTVADIMTPNPITVTANTSLSEAVKILAEKRFSGLPVVDDNIRLIGVISETDLMWQETGVEAPPYIMLLDSVIYLQNPSRHEKLLHKALGQTVGEVMTDKPISITADRPLKEAASLMYDRHVRRLPVIEEETHKVIGIITRGDIIRDMAKSEA, encoded by the coding sequence ATGACAAAAACAGTTGCCGATATCATGACTCCCAATCCCATCACCGTCACTGCTAACACTTCTCTGTCTGAAGCAGTGAAGATTTTGGCCGAAAAGCGGTTTAGTGGTTTACCCGTGGTGGATGACAATATACGACTGATTGGGGTGATCTCCGAAACTGACCTTATGTGGCAGGAAACGGGAGTAGAAGCTCCTCCTTACATTATGCTCCTCGATAGCGTCATCTATCTACAAAATCCTAGCCGTCACGAGAAATTACTCCATAAAGCTCTCGGTCAAACCGTGGGGGAAGTAATGACCGATAAACCTATTAGTATCACAGCCGATCGCCCTTTGAAAGAAGCGGCCTCGTTAATGTATGATCGTCATGTGCGTCGTTTACCGGTGATTGAGGAAGAAACCCACAAAGTGATCGGTATTATCACCCGCGGCGATATCATTCGCGATATGGCAAAATCGGAGGCATAA
- a CDS encoding polyhydroxyalkanoate biosynthesis repressor PhaR, with translation MNQSQETVTYSLETILMGIEGKIDSLQKDVRDFKVGQAVLTGKVEGIENRLNPLEGKQKYHFWALIVLFPLQFF, from the coding sequence ATGAATCAATCTCAGGAAACGGTTACTTATTCCCTAGAAACTATCTTGATGGGGATTGAGGGAAAAATCGATTCTTTACAAAAAGATGTGAGGGATTTCAAGGTAGGCCAAGCGGTGTTAACGGGAAAAGTCGAGGGAATAGAAAATCGACTAAACCCATTAGAAGGAAAACAAAAATATCATTTTTGGGCATTAATTGTCCTCTTTCCCTTGCAATTTTTCTAA
- a CDS encoding S66 peptidase family protein, which translates to MKRRQFLTTTAITAVSFSLIPRKVVSNNFPLIKPPHLQPGDGVGIISPAGATFKEDDLNIVIEAVKALKLVPKVGKYALDRYGYLAGKDRERASDINQFFADDNIALILPIRGGWGSARLLPYLDYDLIRRNPKIICGFSDITSLLLAIYAKTGLVTFHAPNGFSSWRTAQTESFRRVLFSGEKLTFRNIPDPDDANRLMQVKNRIQTITKGQAKGKLIGGNLTTLASIAGSPYLPDFTSAILFLEDIGEDVYEIDRLLNQLKLAGIFDNLAGFIFGQCSNCSADSDYGSLTLEEVIREYIQPLKIPACLGLMIGHLEIIETIAIGIEVEFDANRGTITMLESAVSKP; encoded by the coding sequence ATGAAGCGCCGTCAATTTCTCACTACTACTGCCATAACTGCTGTTAGTTTTTCCCTAATTCCTAGAAAAGTTGTTAGTAATAATTTTCCTCTAATTAAACCGCCACATCTACAACCGGGGGACGGAGTGGGTATTATTAGTCCAGCGGGGGCAACTTTTAAAGAAGATGATTTAAATATAGTTATCGAAGCAGTTAAAGCCCTAAAATTAGTCCCAAAAGTTGGTAAATACGCTTTAGATCGTTATGGTTATTTAGCCGGTAAAGATAGGGAGCGAGCGTCAGATATAAATCAATTTTTTGCCGATGATAATATTGCCTTAATTTTACCAATTCGCGGCGGTTGGGGCAGCGCTCGTTTATTACCTTATCTTGACTACGATTTAATTCGCCGTAATCCGAAAATCATCTGTGGTTTTAGTGATATAACCTCTTTATTATTGGCTATTTATGCCAAAACTGGTTTAGTTACTTTCCATGCTCCCAATGGCTTTTCTAGTTGGCGCACTGCTCAAACTGAAAGCTTTCGACGGGTTTTATTTTCTGGGGAAAAGTTGACTTTTAGAAATATTCCCGATCCCGATGATGCTAATCGTTTAATGCAGGTAAAAAATCGGATTCAAACTATTACTAAAGGTCAAGCAAAAGGTAAATTAATCGGTGGGAATTTAACCACTTTAGCCTCGATCGCAGGTTCTCCCTATCTACCAGATTTTACCAGTGCTATCCTATTTTTAGAAGATATTGGTGAAGATGTTTATGAAATTGACCGCCTGTTAAATCAATTAAAATTAGCGGGAATTTTCGATAATTTAGCTGGGTTTATCTTCGGTCAATGTAGCAATTGTAGTGCCGATAGTGACTATGGTTCCCTGACTTTAGAAGAAGTAATCCGAGAATATATTCAACCTTTAAAAATTCCCGCTTGTTTAGGTTTAATGATCGGACATTTGGAGATTATCGAGACTATTGCTATTGGTATTGAGGTAGAATTTGATGCTAATCGGGGAACAATTACTATGTTAGAATCGGCGGTTAGTAAACCGTAA
- a CDS encoding IS630 family transposase gives MIFFREINPLSAKLLKRIYCQSKKLQVRQRAPCLILANQGTKVENLMQIFQVSRKTIYNWFERWESEGLVGLYNKPGRGRKPTFNSEQKAKIKEWTEQEPRQLKQVLGKVEDEWGIKSSKKTLQRVLKTLKMSWHRMRKAVGGKPEPDEYQQKKAQLEEFKQLENAGKINLYYLDEVGFSLVPSLPYGWQNIGEYLTILSRHSRRLNVLGIMNRKNHLETYVSEQSINSDVVIACIDTFFPSVDKPTVIVVDQSSIPVSDAILDKLEEWQERQITIFVLPSYSPQLNLIEILGRFIKYEWLGIDAYSSWETFVESVEKILKEFGENYVINFV, from the coding sequence ATGATATTTTTCAGAGAAATAAATCCTCTTTCCGCTAAATTACTGAAACGAATTTATTGCCAAAGTAAAAAATTGCAGGTGCGTCAAAGAGCGCCTTGTCTAATCTTAGCAAATCAAGGCACAAAAGTAGAAAATCTCATGCAGATTTTTCAAGTAAGCCGTAAAACAATTTACAATTGGTTTGAGAGATGGGAATCAGAGGGTCTGGTAGGATTGTATAATAAACCAGGAAGAGGTCGTAAACCAACCTTTAATTCTGAACAGAAGGCCAAGATTAAAGAATGGACAGAACAAGAACCAAGGCAATTAAAACAGGTGTTGGGAAAAGTGGAAGATGAATGGGGAATTAAAAGTAGTAAAAAAACCCTTCAAAGAGTTCTTAAAACCCTGAAAATGAGTTGGCATCGTATGCGTAAAGCAGTAGGCGGAAAACCAGAACCTGATGAATATCAACAAAAAAAGGCACAGCTTGAAGAATTTAAGCAACTAGAAAACGCAGGAAAAATTAACCTATATTACTTAGATGAAGTGGGATTTAGTCTCGTCCCTTCTCTCCCTTATGGTTGGCAAAATATCGGAGAATACTTGACTATTCTTAGCCGTCACAGTCGCCGATTAAATGTTTTGGGAATCATGAATCGAAAGAATCATCTTGAAACCTATGTTTCTGAGCAAAGCATTAATTCTGATGTAGTTATCGCTTGTATTGATACGTTTTTCCCCTCAGTAGACAAGCCAACAGTGATTGTTGTTGATCAGTCATCTATTCCTGTCAGCGATGCTATTCTTGACAAACTTGAAGAATGGCAAGAACGTCAGATTACTATCTTTGTATTGCCATCTTATTCGCCTCAGTTGAATTTGATTGAAATTTTGGGGCGATTTATTAAGTATGAATGGCTTGGGATAGATGCCTACTCTAGCTGGGAAACTTTTGTTGAATCTGTGGAAAAAATTCTGAAAGAATTTGGAGAAAATTATGTAATTAATTTTGTCTAA
- a CDS encoding HEAT repeat domain-containing protein, with amino-acid sequence MQALLEKAQIALNKKDWETVNASIQRLLTQKDAIEPIINDEILDLALEALQKCDFQQRWEIAKLFPKIGQSAIAPLIALLESEEQDGEMRWFLARILSQFDDRACILALSQLLQRSEEEELSQMAAAALANIGSSAISSLGQLLSDSNTRFLAVQALSQIRRPEIIEPLLTVVKDESSAIRSIAIEALSSFHHPQITAIILDALQDPAIDVRREAIKASSYLGPNYPQADLVNHLQPLLFDVHLEICQETAIALGRIGTVTSAKALNPLLESSLTPDSLKLTVVRALGWIEDQEALNYLEKALYSENILICREIIAILGWQTSQKLRRQAGAILGNFYHSRPAILTHTGVKQSLAIALGELDRDNKSILLTLAADGEAIVRLHALSALKKLDHRTI; translated from the coding sequence ATGCAAGCTCTGCTAGAAAAAGCTCAGATAGCGTTGAATAAAAAGGACTGGGAGACAGTAAACGCCAGCATACAGCGACTTTTAACCCAAAAAGATGCTATTGAACCGATTATTAACGATGAAATCCTCGATTTAGCCCTAGAAGCTTTACAAAAATGCGATTTTCAACAGCGATGGGAGATAGCGAAACTATTTCCTAAAATCGGTCAATCGGCGATCGCTCCTTTAATTGCCCTGTTGGAATCCGAGGAACAAGATGGGGAAATGCGCTGGTTTCTGGCGAGAATTCTCAGCCAATTTGACGATCGAGCCTGTATTCTCGCTCTCAGTCAACTATTGCAAAGGTCGGAGGAGGAGGAACTCAGCCAAATGGCTGCGGCCGCTTTAGCTAATATCGGCAGTTCTGCGATCTCTAGTTTAGGACAATTACTGTCCGACTCGAACACGCGTTTTTTAGCCGTACAAGCTTTATCACAAATTCGCCGGCCGGAAATTATCGAACCGCTTTTAACCGTAGTTAAGGATGAATCTAGCGCCATTCGGTCTATCGCGATCGAAGCTTTAAGCAGTTTTCACCATCCCCAGATTACTGCGATTATCCTCGATGCTTTACAGGATCCGGCCATAGATGTGCGACGGGAAGCAATTAAAGCTAGTAGTTACCTGGGGCCAAATTATCCCCAAGCAGATTTAGTTAACCATCTGCAACCTCTGTTATTCGATGTCCACCTCGAGATCTGTCAAGAAACGGCGATCGCTCTCGGTCGTATCGGCACAGTAACCTCAGCCAAAGCTTTAAATCCACTCCTGGAATCTTCCTTAACTCCCGATAGTTTAAAATTAACTGTAGTGCGAGCATTGGGCTGGATCGAGGATCAGGAAGCTTTAAATTACCTAGAAAAGGCTTTATATAGCGAAAATATCTTGATTTGTCGGGAAATTATCGCGATTCTCGGCTGGCAAACCTCCCAGAAATTACGCCGACAAGCAGGGGCAATTCTCGGTAATTTTTATCACTCCCGTCCGGCGATCCTCACTCATACGGGAGTTAAACAGTCTCTAGCGATCGCTTTAGGAGAATTAGATCGGGACAATAAAAGTATTTTGCTGACTTTAGCGGCCGATGGGGAGGCGATCGTCCGTCTCCATGCTCTCAGCGCCCTGAAAAAGCTAGATCATAGGACTATATAG
- a CDS encoding orange carotenoid-binding protein — MPFTIESARSIFPNTLSADVVPATIARFNQLNTEDQLALIWFAYLEMGKTITVAAPGAASMVFAENTMNEIRQMSPLQQSQVMCDLANHADTPICRTYSTWSANIKLGFWYQLGQWMEDGSVAPIPKGYELSANASAVLDGIKKLESGQQITVLRNCVVDMGYDPKKLGDYNRISEPVVPPQNIAERTKVSIEGVTNATVLNYMDNLNANDFDVLIELFTPDGALQPPFQRPIVGKEAVYRFFREECQNLKLIPERGVVEPADDGFTQIKVTGKVQTPWFGAGVGMNMAWRFLLTPDNKIFFVAIDLLASPKELLNFARG, encoded by the coding sequence ATGCCGTTTACGATCGAATCAGCGCGGAGCATTTTCCCCAACACGCTATCAGCGGATGTGGTTCCCGCCACGATTGCGCGTTTCAATCAGCTGAATACCGAAGATCAACTAGCCTTGATTTGGTTTGCCTACCTAGAAATGGGCAAAACCATCACCGTTGCCGCCCCCGGCGCTGCTAGTATGGTATTTGCCGAAAACACCATGAATGAAATTCGGCAGATGTCACCTTTGCAACAGTCGCAGGTGATGTGCGACTTAGCGAACCATGCTGACACCCCGATTTGTCGCACCTACAGCACTTGGTCTGCTAATATCAAACTGGGATTCTGGTATCAATTAGGACAATGGATGGAAGATGGCAGTGTTGCCCCAATTCCCAAGGGTTATGAACTATCTGCTAATGCTAGCGCCGTTTTAGACGGGATTAAAAAATTAGAGTCGGGACAACAAATCACCGTTCTGCGGAATTGTGTGGTGGATATGGGCTACGATCCCAAGAAACTGGGCGATTATAACCGTATTTCCGAACCCGTGGTTCCCCCCCAAAATATTGCCGAACGGACAAAAGTTAGCATTGAAGGCGTTACCAATGCCACCGTCCTCAACTACATGGACAACCTCAACGCTAACGACTTTGATGTATTAATTGAATTATTCACCCCTGACGGCGCTCTGCAACCACCTTTCCAACGTCCCATCGTCGGTAAAGAGGCAGTATATCGCTTTTTCCGGGAAGAATGCCAAAATTTGAAATTAATCCCCGAACGCGGTGTGGTGGAACCCGCCGATGACGGTTTTACTCAGATTAAAGTGACGGGGAAAGTACAAACCCCCTGGTTTGGTGCAGGTGTGGGCATGAATATGGCGTGGCGCTTCCTCCTAACTCCTGATAATAAAATTTTCTTCGTAGCGATCGACTTATTAGCTTCTCCGAAAGAATTATTAAACTTTGCCCGTGGCTAA
- a CDS encoding alpha/beta hydrolase: MFKNLLLPLGISIFLGVCQSLSAAESAIIKYYIFQGSVSVSELKQLSETGELAPALAAQLKMANQKPEEFRKILNRRVAVDAVFLSKFLNSFFGESLLDYAAEIVHTPNRAASRQALRGSLVTSAINDNEIQIIEVLANYPTSEVHVDGNRLLDLINQIESVLKKMPRLPF, from the coding sequence ATGTTCAAAAATCTTTTACTTCCCCTAGGAATATCTATCTTTCTCGGTGTTTGTCAATCTTTGTCAGCCGCCGAATCAGCTATCATCAAATACTACATCTTCCAAGGGTCTGTATCGGTATCAGAATTAAAGCAATTGAGCGAAACAGGCGAATTAGCCCCCGCTTTAGCGGCACAATTAAAGATGGCTAACCAAAAACCCGAAGAATTCCGTAAAATCCTTAATCGTCGGGTAGCGGTGGATGCCGTCTTTCTTTCCAAATTTCTTAATAGTTTTTTTGGCGAAAGTTTGCTAGATTATGCCGCCGAAATTGTCCACACCCCCAATCGGGCTGCTAGTCGGCAAGCTTTACGGGGTTCCCTAGTCACTTCTGCCATTAATGATAATGAGATTCAAATCATCGAAGTCCTCGCTAATTATCCCACCAGCGAGGTTCATGTGGATGGCAATCGTCTGCTGGATTTAATCAACCAAATTGAGTCAGTATTGAAAAAAATGCCCCGTTTACCTTTCTGA
- a CDS encoding DNA adenine methylase, with protein sequence MTTSLSERKTVSAKPFLKWAGGKTQLVPNILSLINSQISQDCQFNYIEPFVGGGAVLFSVLNNFSSVQKVIINDINPDLIRAYNVIKNNVKELIVKLKQIQQDFYELKNLEEQQKFFLDKRIEFNSRSCDDCLEKTVLLLFLNKTCFNGLYRVNSKGLFNVPFGKYVKPLICNEENLLAVNHHLQKVTILQGDFVQTLNYANNKTLFYFDPPYKPIKKTSAFTSYTKENFNDEEQIRLKEFIDRLDQAGYKFILSNSDLKNFDSDNNFFDDLYKNYNIQRVKARRNINSQGNNRGEIWELLINN encoded by the coding sequence ATGACCACTTCTTTGTCTGAAAGGAAAACAGTTAGCGCCAAACCTTTTTTAAAGTGGGCGGGAGGTAAAACTCAACTGGTTCCCAATATTCTATCTTTGATTAATTCCCAAATTTCTCAAGATTGTCAGTTTAACTACATTGAACCTTTTGTCGGAGGTGGTGCGGTTTTATTCTCAGTCTTAAATAATTTTTCTTCTGTCCAAAAAGTCATTATTAATGACATCAATCCTGATTTAATCAGGGCTTATAATGTTATTAAAAATAATGTCAAAGAATTAATAGTCAAGCTTAAACAAATTCAGCAGGATTTTTATGAACTTAAAAATCTAGAGGAACAACAAAAGTTTTTTTTAGATAAAAGAATAGAATTTAATTCTCGCAGCTGCGATGACTGTCTAGAAAAAACAGTTTTGTTATTATTTCTCAATAAAACTTGTTTTAATGGACTTTATAGAGTCAATAGCAAAGGACTTTTTAATGTCCCCTTTGGAAAATATGTCAAACCGTTGATCTGCAATGAAGAAAACTTATTAGCTGTCAATCATCATTTACAGAAAGTGACGATCCTACAAGGAGATTTTGTCCAAACTCTAAATTATGCCAATAACAAGACTTTATTTTATTTTGATCCTCCCTATAAACCGATTAAAAAAACATCAGCTTTTACCTCTTATACTAAAGAAAATTTTAACGATGAGGAGCAAATAAGATTAAAAGAATTTATCGATCGATTGGATCAGGCCGGTTATAAATTTATCTTAAGTAATTCCGACCTTAAAAACTTTGACTCTGACAATAATTTTTTTGATGACTTATATAAAAATTATAATATTCAAAGGGTAAAAGCCCGACGAAACATTAATTCCCAGGGCAATAATAGGGGAGAAATCTGGGAATTACTGATCAATAATTAG
- a CDS encoding formylglycine-generating enzyme family protein: MTKLIIHRQQREAQYYSENLGEGINLDMMLIPSGSFQMGTPDQEIERLCKEYDLDYFQRESHQHTVNISAFFMGRYPITQAQWQAIAATAKIDIDLELGPSHFKEPYQEQDRWTRPVEQVNWEQAREFCKRLSRETTREYRLPSEAEWEYACRAGTTTAFHFGETITTDLANYRGTDWEKDQKVYPGNYGRGLKGIDRKQTTPVGYFKVANAFGLYDMHGNVWEWCEDDYHPNYQGAPTNGSAWISKNKPTTKVVRGGSWCLDPYFCRSACRDDYFHRGLYDYYGFRVVCGAGRTV, encoded by the coding sequence ATGACTAAATTAATCATTCACCGACAGCAGCGAGAAGCACAATATTACAGCGAGAATTTAGGGGAAGGTATTAATCTCGACATGATGCTTATCCCTAGCGGTTCCTTCCAGATGGGAACCCCAGATCAAGAAATAGAAAGACTCTGTAAAGAATACGATCTAGACTATTTCCAAAGAGAAAGTCATCAACACACTGTTAATATTTCAGCTTTTTTCATGGGACGCTATCCCATCACCCAAGCACAGTGGCAAGCGATCGCCGCAACTGCTAAAATAGACATCGATCTAGAACTAGGGCCTTCCCACTTCAAAGAGCCATATCAAGAGCAGGATAGATGGACAAGACCCGTAGAACAAGTAAACTGGGAGCAAGCAAGGGAATTCTGTAAACGATTATCAAGGGAAACAACACGGGAATATCGGCTACCGAGTGAGGCAGAATGGGAATATGCCTGTAGAGCGGGGACAACAACCGCCTTTCATTTTGGGGAGACAATTACCACAGATTTGGCTAATTACAGAGGAACTGATTGGGAAAAAGACCAAAAAGTTTATCCAGGGAATTATGGAAGGGGACTAAAAGGCATCGATCGAAAACAGACGACACCAGTAGGCTATTTTAAGGTAGCTAATGCCTTTGGTCTGTACGATATGCACGGAAACGTTTGGGAATGGTGCGAGGACGATTATCACCCTAATTATCAAGGCGCACCCACTAATGGGAGTGCTTGGATTAGCAAGAACAAACCTACTACAAAAGTAGTGCGGGGCGGTTCTTGGTGCCTCGATCCGTATTTCTGCCGTTCCGCTTGCCGCGACGACTACTTCCACCGCGGCCTCTACGACTACTACGGTTTTCGGGTGGTGTGCGGTGCTGGGAGGACTGTGTAA
- a CDS encoding antitoxin, producing MTKLTPEEKDILESYNNDEWVSVATPARMAELKSHAKETLTKDQEITLRLSSLDLEALQAKAIEEGIPHQTLISSILYKYVTGRLVESSS from the coding sequence ATGACTAAGTTAACTCCTGAAGAAAAAGATATCCTCGAATCCTATAACAATGATGAGTGGGTTTCTGTGGCAACGCCGGCTAGAATGGCTGAGTTGAAGTCCCATGCTAAGGAGACGCTGACTAAAGATCAAGAAATTACTTTACGTCTGTCTTCCCTAGATTTGGAAGCACTTCAAGCTAAGGCAATAGAGGAAGGTATTCCCCATCAAACACTTATCTCTAGCATCCTATACAAATATGTTACCGGTCGGCTCGTGGAAAGTTCGAGTTAG